The genomic stretch CGGGCTCCTGTCCGACTTTAATGATGGATACCAAGGAGTCGACCAATTTTTCCAATTCGGGATTGGGAGCACTGATCAAGGAATTGGAGGCTCCTTCAATAATTTTATAGACATCGGTATCATCAAAAGGCATGGCTCCTTTTACCTCGCCTTCCATTTCTCCTCCAGCAATCAAAAAATTGTCAAAGCGACCTTCTTCCTCGCATTTGGCCAACGCATATGCTATGGTTTTTTCTTGAACCCGTTGTATGATGGGCAACCAAAACTCATCTTTGAGCTTTACGTTCTGGATGTTTACGGACTCAATGGGATAGTCGGGCGATTCCGTGACCATACTTTGATCACGCTGTTCATTTTTGGACTGTTCCTTGCAGGCTATGTTCAAAAGCAATAGACCTCCCAGTGTCAATAGGACTTTTTTCATTTTCTCCTAACTTCCTTGTAAAACAATAAGTGAATGTGCAGGAATGGTCAGTGTAATTTTCCCTTTCTTCAATTTGGCTCCTTTGAATTCCTTTGGTGTCACCTTTTCTGGATTGTCAAAGGAATTATGATCTTGTAGCTTATCCGATGTCAAAATACTCCCCTCAACATCTTTAAGGCCCAATGCGGATACGTCCATCTCCACCTCCATGTCCTTTTCCGGATCAATGTTCACTACGGAGATATGAACTTTCTCCTCTTCATCTTTGGATGCCGATACGGATAATACCGGAAGCCCTCTGAATTCTGCATTTTCTTCGATAGTGGATGGCAGCAATTTTGCATCGTGGTGCACTTTGTACATGTGCATGACGTGATAGGTAGGCGTTTTGATCATTTTTTCCTCATCGGTAAGTATCACTGCCTGTAGCACATTGACCATTTGTGCCAAATTTGCCATTTTAACCCTTTTGGCATGATTGTTAAACGTATTGAGCACAGTTCCGGCAATCATTACGTCTCTAATGGTATTCTGTTGGAAAAGCACTCCGTTCTTTACTTCTGGTTCGGCATCGTACCACCCTCCCCATTCGTCAACAAACAGGTCCACATTGCCCTCGGGGTCGTACTTATCCATAATTTCGATATGCTTGGTCACATACTCCTCCATATTGAGCGCCTGCTCCATAGTTTTAAAATAAATCTCTTCATCAAAGTTGACAGATGGGCCTTTATCGTTCCAATCAAACACGGCGTAATCATGCAGGGCAACAGCCTCCATTAATTCGTGAGGTACATTTTTCATCAAGGTTTCGGTCCAATGGTAATCATCTTCCGATGCTCCAGAGGCAATCCTATATACCTCGGTCTCACCGGACCAACCCGGCATAAAGGTGGCATATTGACGATAGATATCTGCGTAGTACTCTGCGGTCATGTTTCCGCCACAGCCCCAGGTTTCATTGCCAACACCCCAATATTTCACCTTCCAAGGTTCTTCCCGTCCATTTTCACGGCGCCAATCGGCCATTGGGCTTATACCGTCATGGTTGGTGTACTGTACCCAGTCTATCAACTCTTGTACGGTACCACTGCCCACATTTGCCGATAGATAAGGCTCCGCATCCAGCACTTCACACAGGTTTAGAAAGTTATGGGTCCCAAAACTGTTATCCTCTGTGGTCCCACCCCACCAACGATTGACGATGGTAGGACGATCCTCTTTGGGGCCTACACCGTCTTTCCAGTGATAGGTGTCCGCAAAACAGCCTCCCGGCCATCTCAAGTTTGGAATATCGAGTTCCTTTAGGGCTTCAATAATATCGTTTCGCACTCCTTCGGTATTTGGAATAATCTTGTTTTCCTCTCCAACATACAACCCTTCATAAATACAACGCCCCAAGTGCTCTGCAAAGTGACCGTAGATATGTTTACTGACGATGGGCGCGTCGTTATCCTCGACTATGTTCACCTTTACTTTTTCTTGGGCAAGAAGAAACTTCGTGCAAAGGAAGACAGTTGCAATTGCCAAATACTTTAAAATTTTCATGTGCATGAGATTTGATACTATTCTAATTTACAAGCCGGAACCAATTACTTTCCGACATTAATTGTGTTTATAGATTTAAACCGTTGGCCCTTTTCTATAAGTGTTTTTTTTACATTTATAAATTAACGAAAGTTTTTTTTTTTACGCAAACAAATGTTAATCCAAATTTCCTTTCGTGGGCACTAGAGTTCATTAGGTTCAAGGTCAACATTCAAAAGATAAAATATGGATACTTTAAATAAGTTTCTCTAAACTCGTACTGCATCGGCGCCATGCATCATTTTATTACAACCTTACTATTTAATAATTGTTTATATTTTTGCTTATGGATTTTTAGATTCTATTAAAATGATGGAAGAAAACTTGGAAGTGTCGGAAGACCCTAATATGCACCTTAATTATTATCAGAAAGAAGATCAGGTTTTATTGGCGGTCGACTGTATCATCTTCGGGTTTGATAAGGAAAATCTTAAGATTTTACTTATCAAAAGAAATTTTGAGCCAGAAAAGGGAAAGTGGTCACTTATTGGAGGGTTCCTAAAAAGGGATGAAAATTTAGATGAAGCTGCCGTAAGGGTTTTGGAGACACTGACCGGACTCAACGATATTTATCTGGAGCAAATCCATACCTACAGTAAAATTGATAGAGATCCAGGGCAACGAACCATATCTGTCGCCTACTACGCCTTGATCGACGTTGATAGCCACCATTTTGATGGGATTCAATTGGATTCCGCCCATTGGTTCGATATTAAGGAAGCCCCCAATCTGATTTTTGACCACAATGAAATGATAGAAAAGGCCAAGGCACGATTAAAAAGGCGTGCCCTGAGCAAGCCCATTGGGTTTGAACTGTTGCCTGAGAAGTTCACCATGCGACAGCTTCAAAATTTGTACGAATCCATTTTGGACAAAAAGTTGGACAAACGGAACTTCATCAACAAGATCAATTCTTTGGATGTACTGATAAAACTGGACGAAAAAGATATGAGCGTATCCCGTAAAGGTGCTTACCTCTATGTTTTTGATAAGGATAAATATGAGAAAAAAGTGGAGGAAGACGGGTTTATCTTCAAAATCTAAACCCGTTTTTATATCCTCTACTCTGGTTGAAGTTGTGGGGAACTACCTTGTTAGTTAAAATCTGTGGAAAATTTCCATTTTGTTTTATAGTTTTTGTTCAAAGGAAGGTCTTGCAGTAAAGCCCTCAATATTTCTACCGGCATCCGTCCTTCCAACATCACCCTGTCATGAAACTGTTTTTCGGCCCATCCTTTTTCCAGCATTTCGTTTCTGAGGGCATAAAATTGTAGGCCGCCCATCATGTAGGCCAATTGATATAAGGGCGGGTAACTTGTAGTGAACGATCTTCTCACCTCGGCCTCGGCATTGGCATATTCGTGGCCCACCTCATCCACCAATAAATCTATGCACTCCTGCGGGGTCATTTCCCCTAAATGGAACTTTAACGAAAAAATGATCCTTGCACACCTGTGGATTCTCCAAAAGAGCATGCCCATTTTTTGTTCCGGTGTTTGTGGAAATTCCTTGTTCCAAAGGATAATTTCCCAGTACAAGGCCCAACCTTCCGTCCAAAAAGGTGTAGAAAAAGGTCTTCTATAACTTTTATGTCGGCTGGTCATAAAATATTGCAAATTGTGA from Flagellimonas oceani encodes the following:
- a CDS encoding alpha-N-arabinofuranosidase, whose product is MKILKYLAIATVFLCTKFLLAQEKVKVNIVEDNDAPIVSKHIYGHFAEHLGRCIYEGLYVGEENKIIPNTEGVRNDIIEALKELDIPNLRWPGGCFADTYHWKDGVGPKEDRPTIVNRWWGGTTEDNSFGTHNFLNLCEVLDAEPYLSANVGSGTVQELIDWVQYTNHDGISPMADWRRENGREEPWKVKYWGVGNETWGCGGNMTAEYYADIYRQYATFMPGWSGETEVYRIASGASEDDYHWTETLMKNVPHELMEAVALHDYAVFDWNDKGPSVNFDEEIYFKTMEQALNMEEYVTKHIEIMDKYDPEGNVDLFVDEWGGWYDAEPEVKNGVLFQQNTIRDVMIAGTVLNTFNNHAKRVKMANLAQMVNVLQAVILTDEEKMIKTPTYHVMHMYKVHHDAKLLPSTIEENAEFRGLPVLSVSASKDEEEKVHISVVNIDPEKDMEVEMDVSALGLKDVEGSILTSDKLQDHNSFDNPEKVTPKEFKGAKLKKGKITLTIPAHSLIVLQGS
- a CDS encoding NUDIX hydrolase encodes the protein MMEENLEVSEDPNMHLNYYQKEDQVLLAVDCIIFGFDKENLKILLIKRNFEPEKGKWSLIGGFLKRDENLDEAAVRVLETLTGLNDIYLEQIHTYSKIDRDPGQRTISVAYYALIDVDSHHFDGIQLDSAHWFDIKEAPNLIFDHNEMIEKAKARLKRRALSKPIGFELLPEKFTMRQLQNLYESILDKKLDKRNFINKINSLDVLIKLDEKDMSVSRKGAYLYVFDKDKYEKKVEEDGFIFKI